TTGTGAAGCTATGGTCAAAAATTTATCTAAGATCTCTAAAGCTGATGTAAATGTATCAATAACTGGAATAGCAGGACCAAAAGGAGGCACAAAGTCTAAACCGGTAGGGCTAGTTTATATAGGTGTTAAAAAATCAAATAAATTGATTATAACAAAAAATATTTTTAAACAAAAAAAAAGAAAAGATATTCAAAAAGCAACAGTAAAAAGAGCCTTATACTTAGTTGATTCTTTAATTTAATTGATACTTTTAAATTTTAAAAATTATAAAAAAAATATGTTTTATATTGTTTCTGCTCTTTTTTGAAAAGCATCAGCAATCTTATTTAACCCAAATTCAAATGACTTAGTCATAATAATATTTAAAAACTTATTTTTTATTTCAAAATCCACATCAAATATAACCTCAGTAAAATTGTCTTTTTGAACAAATTTCCAATTATTTTCTAAATAGTTCAATGGTCCATCTATATTTGTTACATGAATATGATCCTGGTTCTTTATGTACTTAACATCGCTTTTGTATGTATCTACAAAAGGTTTTTTTCCAATTGTCAAATCAGCAATAATATTTACAACATTATTATCTTCTTTTTTTTCATAAACTTTCGAGTCAATGCAGAATGGAATAAATTCTGGATATTTTTCAATATCTAAGACAAAATTAATTAGCTTAGCTTTATCACGTTCAATTAAACGTGTTACAGATGCTTTTGGCATTAGTTGATAATATTTCTATTTTTTTTCAGTTTATCAAAATCATCATCAGCGTGGTAAGATGATCTCGTTAATGGTGATGATGTCACTAGAAGAAATCCTTTTGATTTAGCAATTCTTCCTAACTCATCAAATTCATCTGGATGATAATATCTATTCAATGGGAAATGTTTTACAGACGGTTGTAGGTATTGTCCAATTGTTAAAAAATCTACTTCTGCCGATCTTAGATCATCCATTACTTGAATGATTTCATCTTTTGTTTCTCCAAAACCAACCATTAATCCTGACTTAGTAAAAACTTTTTTGTTAAATTTTTTTGAATTTTTTAAAAGCTCTAAAGATCCAAAATATCTAGCTCCTGGTCTTACTTTTAAGTACATACTTGGAACTGTTTCTATATTGTGATTGAAAACATCAGGGTTAGCTTCTAAAACTTTTTTGTATGCCTCCCCTTTTCTTAAAAAATCAGGAGTTAAAACTTCGATTGTGGTATTTGGATTTTTATTTCTAGTTGCAATTATAACATCGTGGAAATGATTTGATCCACCATCAGGGAGATCATCTCTATCAACTGAGGTAATAACTACGTGTTTTAAATTTAATTTTTTTACTGCATTAGCAATTTTAATAGGTTCATATTTATCAAGTTTTTCAGGCTTACCTGTTTTTACATCACAGAAGGCACAAGCTCTAGTACATGTATCACCCATAATCATTAGTGTTGCATGTCTTTTGCTCCAACATTCTGTAATATTTGGACAATTTGCCTCCTGACAAACAGTGATTAAATTATCTTTATTTACTACTGTCTTAGTTAAGAAAAATTCCTTACTGTTCAAAAGTTTAGATCTTATCCAATGAGGTTTCTTTTTTATTGGATTTGCTGGTTTATTTACTTTTTCAGGATGTCTAGGTCTAATTTTATTTTCCATCAATTTTAATTATATAGGTAGTTTCACCAGGTTTTCCAAATAAAAATTTTTCTCTAATTAAAATTTCTATAAAATCTAAATCTAAATTATCAGTTAATAAGGAATTTTTTTGCTCTAAATCACTAATTTTGAGTCTTAAATTACTCTCTTTTAATTTTAGTTCTTTATATATTTCTTGTTTTTCTAAATTTGATATTAATCCCCTGTTCCCATCTAACAAGTTAAAGAGAAAATATATAAACAAAAATGTGATTATAAGTAAATAATAATTTTTTTTTATTTTATCTAACATTTTTAAATTGTATTCATTTTTGAATATGTTCCAAGTTTCTCCTGTATACGTATTAGCTGATTATATTTTGAAACCCTCTCTGACCTTGCTAATGAACCTGTTTTGATTTGATTTGAATTTGTACCAACTGCAAGATCTGCGATAAAAGTATCTTCACTGTCACCTGATCTATGTGAAATAATTGTATTATAACCTATTAATTGTGCAAATTTAATTACTTCAAGTGTCTCTGTTACAGTACCAATTTGATTTAATTTAATTAAAATTGAATTAGCTGATACATTTAAAAATCCAACTTTTAATCTTTCTAAATTAGTTACAAATAAATCATCCCCCACTATTTGTACTTTTCGTGTTTTGCTTAAAAATTTAGTCCATGCATTCCAATCATTTTCTCCAAACGGATCTTCGATTGATTTAATTTTAAATTTATTGATTAGTTTTAAGTAATTTTTAATAGATTTATCAACAGAAATAAATTTTTTAGAGTGAATTGAATACTTTTTATTTTTAATTAGCTCATTAGCAGCGACATCCAAACAAATTGAAATATCTTTTCCATTTTTAAATCCAGACAAATTGATTGCTTTTACTATAAGTTTTAATGCACTTTCATTATCATTAATCATTGGTGCAAAACCACCTTCATCACCTACAGATGTTGAGTGTCCCATTTGTTTAATTAATTTTTTCAAATTATTTATTACTATGAAACACATTCTTATGGCTTCAGAGAAAGACTTTGCCCTATCAGGTCTAATCATAAATTCTTGGATTCTAAGTCCATTATTCGCATGAGCACCACCATTAATTATATTCATTAATGGATATGGGAGCTTGTAATTACTTTTAACTAGAAAATTTTTATATAAGGGTATTTTTTTTATTTTTGCTGATAATTTTTTTGCAGCCATAGAAACAGCCAATATAGCATTAGCGCCTATTTTTTTTTTCTGTTTGGTACCATCCAATTTAATTAAAATATGATCAATTCTCTCTTGATTATGAATATTTTGATTTTTTAATTTTTTTGAGATTACAGAATTTATATATTTAATAGGAATAAAAACACTTTTACCGAGATATTTTTTATTGGCTTTATCTCTTTTTTCAAATGCCTCATATGTTCCGGTAGATGCTCCAGATGGACAAATTGAACTTGAGCTTAAATTTTTAACAAATATCTCTGCTTCAACTGTTGGGTTGCCTCTACTATCAAAAACTTGTCTTGCAACAACTTTTGTAATTTTGCTCATTAATTTTTTTTAATTAAATTATCTATTTCTACAATTTGGTTAATTAAACCATCTAGTTTATCTAGTGGCACCATGTTCGGCCCATCTGATGGAGCATTATCTGGATCTTGGTGGGTTTCTAAAAAGATTGCAGCTATTCCAACAGCAACGGCAGCTCTTGATAAATATTCAACAAATTCTCTCTGTCCTCCGCTTTTATCACCTTGACCACCAGGTTGTTGTACAGAATGTGTTCCATCAAAAACTATTGGATAACCATTTTTAGCCATTATAGGTATTGACCTCATATCAGATACTAGCGTGTTGTACCCAAAGCTGGCTCCTCTCTCAGTTACAAGAATTTTTTCATTACCACTTTCAGATATTTTTTTTGTGACATTAACCATATCCCATGGAGCTAAAAATTGACCTTTTTTTACATTAATAACTTTTTTAGTTTTTGCTGCAGCAACTAATAGATCTGTTTGTCTACAAAGAAATGCTGGAATTTGCAGAACATCTACATGAGGTGCAACAAGTGAACATTGATCTTCATTATGAATATCTGTTAGGACTGGAATATTATTCTCTTTTTTTATTTTATCAAAAATAGGTAAAGATTTCTCTAGACCAGCCCCTCTTTTTCCCTGTAAGCTCGTTCGATTGGCTTTATCAAATGAGGTTTTGTAGATTAAACCTATTTTATATTTTTCAGTAATTTCTTTAATTTTACCAACCATATCCATTGCGTGTTGCTCTGTCTCCAATTGGCATGGGCCAGCGATTAAACAAATTTTATTTTTGTTTGAAATTTCAATTCCGTTACAATTTACTATTTTATTTTGCATAATTAGACTTGCTTGCTTTAATAAAGGATGAAAATAAAGGATGAGGATCCAAAGGTCTAGATTTAAATTCTGGGTGAAACTGAACACCAATAAACCATGGATGACTATTTAATTCAATAATCTCAGGCAATTTATTGTCAGGTGACATGCCAGAAAAAATTAAACCATTTTTTTCAAATTTCTCTCTCAAATTATTATTTACTTCGTATCTATGACGGTGCCTTTCTTTTATTTTTGATGATTTATATATTTTTTTTATGGCAGAATTATTTTTAAGCAAAGCTTCATATATACCAAGCCTCATTGTGCCACCTAAATTTCTATCTGTGCCTT
The Candidatus Pelagibacter sp. RS40 DNA segment above includes these coding regions:
- a CDS encoding FtsB family cell division protein, whose translation is MLDKIKKNYYLLIITFLFIYFLFNLLDGNRGLISNLEKQEIYKELKLKESNLRLKISDLEQKNSLLTDNLDLDFIEILIREKFLFGKPGETTYIIKIDGK
- the kdsA gene encoding 3-deoxy-8-phosphooctulonate synthase; the encoded protein is MQNKIVNCNGIEISNKNKICLIAGPCQLETEQHAMDMVGKIKEITEKYKIGLIYKTSFDKANRTSLQGKRGAGLEKSLPIFDKIKKENNIPVLTDIHNEDQCSLVAPHVDVLQIPAFLCRQTDLLVAAAKTKKVINVKKGQFLAPWDMVNVTKKISESGNEKILVTERGASFGYNTLVSDMRSIPIMAKNGYPIVFDGTHSVQQPGGQGDKSGGQREFVEYLSRAAVAVGIAAIFLETHQDPDNAPSDGPNMVPLDKLDGLINQIVEIDNLIKKN
- the lipA gene encoding lipoyl synthase; the encoded protein is MENKIRPRHPEKVNKPANPIKKKPHWIRSKLLNSKEFFLTKTVVNKDNLITVCQEANCPNITECWSKRHATLMIMGDTCTRACAFCDVKTGKPEKLDKYEPIKIANAVKKLNLKHVVITSVDRDDLPDGGSNHFHDVIIATRNKNPNTTIEVLTPDFLRKGEAYKKVLEANPDVFNHNIETVPSMYLKVRPGARYFGSLELLKNSKKFNKKVFTKSGLMVGFGETKDEIIQVMDDLRSAEVDFLTIGQYLQPSVKHFPLNRYYHPDEFDELGRIAKSKGFLLVTSSPLTRSSYHADDDFDKLKKNRNIIN
- the eno gene encoding phosphopyruvate hydratase, with the translated sequence MSKITKVVARQVFDSRGNPTVEAEIFVKNLSSSSICPSGASTGTYEAFEKRDKANKKYLGKSVFIPIKYINSVISKKLKNQNIHNQERIDHILIKLDGTKQKKKIGANAILAVSMAAKKLSAKIKKIPLYKNFLVKSNYKLPYPLMNIINGGAHANNGLRIQEFMIRPDRAKSFSEAIRMCFIVINNLKKLIKQMGHSTSVGDEGGFAPMINDNESALKLIVKAINLSGFKNGKDISICLDVAANELIKNKKYSIHSKKFISVDKSIKNYLKLINKFKIKSIEDPFGENDWNAWTKFLSKTRKVQIVGDDLFVTNLERLKVGFLNVSANSILIKLNQIGTVTETLEVIKFAQLIGYNTIISHRSGDSEDTFIADLAVGTNSNQIKTGSLARSERVSKYNQLIRIQEKLGTYSKMNTI
- a CDS encoding type II toxin-antitoxin system RatA family toxin; the protein is MPKASVTRLIERDKAKLINFVLDIEKYPEFIPFCIDSKVYEKKEDNNVVNIIADLTIGKKPFVDTYKSDVKYIKNQDHIHVTNIDGPLNYLENNWKFVQKDNFTEVIFDVDFEIKNKFLNIIMTKSFEFGLNKIADAFQKRAETI